From Skermanella sp. TT6, a single genomic window includes:
- a CDS encoding LuxR C-terminal-related transcriptional regulator has protein sequence MLIVDDHALVLHGFALSVLELFPEAEVFEANSLDAALSIVRRTEDLSLVLFDLHLDSDDGLSNVRRMIEALDDVPLIVISASDESADVIDSVRAGAKGYLLKSGSSALLEHAILLVLSGETYVPMPRTVLVSAATAEPDRPTNHMLDRLTDRQRDVFQLLLAGHSNKEIARSLGVLEGTVKVHVRAIMQKLGVKNRTQVAVAAARAGCFPEEV, from the coding sequence GTGCTGATCGTTGACGATCACGCCCTCGTTCTGCATGGCTTCGCCCTTTCGGTCCTCGAGTTGTTCCCCGAAGCGGAGGTCTTCGAAGCGAACTCCCTGGACGCGGCCCTGTCGATCGTGCGACGTACCGAGGATCTGTCGCTGGTCCTCTTCGACCTTCACCTGGACAGCGATGACGGCCTGTCGAACGTGCGCCGCATGATCGAGGCGCTTGACGACGTACCGCTGATCGTGATCTCGGCCTCCGACGAAAGCGCCGACGTGATCGACAGCGTACGCGCCGGAGCCAAGGGCTACCTCCTCAAATCGGGATCTTCGGCCCTGCTCGAACACGCGATCCTGCTGGTCCTGTCCGGGGAAACCTATGTTCCGATGCCGCGCACGGTGCTGGTCAGCGCGGCCACCGCCGAGCCGGACCGTCCGACCAACCACATGCTGGACCGGCTGACCGATCGGCAGAGGGACGTCTTCCAGCTCCTGCTGGCCGGCCACTCCAACAAGGAGATCGCACGGTCGCTGGGCGTTCTGGAAGGAACGGTGAAGGTTCATGTCCGCGCCATCATGCAGAAGCTCGGGGTGAAGAACCGGACGCAGGTCGCCGTGGCGGCGGCGCGTGCCGGCTGTTTCCCGGAGGAGGTCTGA
- a CDS encoding amino acid deaminase, with protein MTEREETVLIDGRTKGIPPGQEPFALAGIGRKGWNVLREDMVLPLAVLKSAALDHNGRWMRSFLDLTGTALAPHGKTTMSPDLFARQFADGAWGLTLATVQQVRVARAAGIGRIVLANQLVGRQAIGYVAAELAADDGFDFYCLVDSIDGVEQLAAGLRASAPGRPLQVMVEVGAAGGRTGCRSDEAALDVARAVRRAEPLLVLRGVEGYEGMVRGDGDRDGAIRSYLDRIAAVAAGCEAEGLFGPGPVILSAGGSAFYDMVAERLGAAELGRETMVLLRSGCYLTHDSSSYAALFEQVRQRMPEVDDLGPGPAAALEVWAYVQSRPQPDKAILTVGKRDISHDAGMPVPVLWFRPGLHDAPAAMPRGAVVTELNDQHAHLSISPESGLRVGDMVALGVSHPCTTFDKWRVLYVVDDRYDIVSAVTTWF; from the coding sequence ATGACGGAGCGGGAGGAGACCGTCCTGATCGACGGCAGGACCAAGGGAATCCCGCCGGGTCAGGAGCCGTTCGCGCTTGCCGGGATAGGCCGCAAGGGCTGGAACGTGCTGCGGGAGGACATGGTCCTGCCTCTTGCCGTGCTCAAGTCGGCCGCTTTGGACCATAACGGCCGGTGGATGCGCAGCTTCCTCGACCTGACCGGGACCGCGCTGGCCCCTCACGGCAAGACGACGATGAGCCCCGACCTGTTCGCCCGGCAGTTCGCCGACGGCGCCTGGGGGCTGACCCTGGCGACGGTGCAGCAGGTCCGGGTCGCCCGTGCCGCCGGGATCGGCCGCATCGTCCTCGCCAACCAGCTGGTCGGCCGCCAGGCGATCGGCTACGTCGCCGCCGAGCTGGCGGCGGACGACGGGTTCGACTTCTACTGCCTGGTCGATTCGATCGACGGCGTGGAACAGCTCGCCGCCGGGCTCCGGGCGAGCGCGCCCGGGCGGCCGCTCCAGGTCATGGTCGAGGTCGGCGCCGCCGGAGGCCGCACCGGCTGCCGCAGCGACGAGGCCGCACTGGACGTCGCGCGCGCCGTGAGGCGGGCGGAACCGCTTCTGGTCCTGCGCGGGGTGGAAGGCTACGAGGGCATGGTGCGCGGCGACGGCGACCGGGACGGGGCGATCCGGTCCTATCTCGACCGCATCGCCGCCGTCGCGGCCGGCTGCGAGGCCGAAGGCCTGTTCGGGCCCGGACCGGTGATCCTGAGCGCCGGCGGCTCGGCCTTCTACGACATGGTGGCGGAGCGCCTCGGCGCGGCGGAACTGGGGCGGGAAACCATGGTCCTGCTGCGGTCCGGCTGCTACCTGACCCATGACAGCAGTTCCTACGCGGCGCTGTTCGAGCAGGTCCGGCAGCGCATGCCCGAGGTGGACGACCTCGGACCCGGGCCCGCCGCGGCGCTGGAGGTCTGGGCATACGTGCAAAGTCGGCCGCAGCCCGACAAGGCGATCCTGACGGTCGGAAAGCGCGACATTTCCCACGATGCCGGAATGCCGGTCCCCGTCCTGTGGTTCCGGCCGGGACTGCACGACGCTCCTGCGGCTATGCCGCGCGGCGCCGTGGTGACGGAACTGAACGACCAGCACGCGCACCTGTCGATATCGCCGGAATCGGGCCTGCGGGTCGGCGACATGGTGGCCCTGGGCGTCTCGCATCCCTGCACCACGTTCGACAAGTGGCGGGTGCTGTACGTCGTGGATGACCGGTACGACATCGTCTCCGCCGTCACGACCTGGTTCTGA
- a CDS encoding sugar kinase yields the protein MVRVACIGECMIELSERADGTLSRSFGGDTLNTALYMARLGVEVDYVTALGDDGWSEEMVTAWTGEGIGTGRVVRMAGRLPGLYVIQTDPKGERRFQYWRDRAAARDLFDQPGTPDLVEALARDYGLLYLSGITLSLYGEVGRQRLFEAIDRARAGGAQLAFDTNFRPRGWPEPEVARRAYRQTLDRSDIVLASTEDLDLLYGGRGEETLMQGGRPAELALKLAHPSCRVMKDGTDTVVDAAPVENVLDTTAAGDSFAAAYLAARLKGADPEAAARAGHRLAGVVVQHRGAIIPRAAMPATVFEA from the coding sequence ATGGTTCGGGTCGCCTGCATCGGCGAGTGCATGATCGAGTTGTCGGAGCGTGCCGACGGAACCCTGTCGCGCAGCTTCGGTGGCGACACCCTTAACACCGCCCTCTACATGGCCCGTCTCGGCGTCGAGGTCGATTACGTCACCGCGCTGGGCGATGACGGGTGGAGCGAGGAGATGGTCACGGCCTGGACCGGGGAAGGGATCGGAACCGGCCGCGTGGTCCGCATGGCAGGCCGTCTCCCGGGGCTCTACGTCATCCAGACCGACCCGAAGGGCGAGCGCCGCTTCCAGTACTGGCGCGACCGTGCGGCGGCGCGCGACCTGTTCGACCAGCCGGGCACCCCGGATCTGGTCGAGGCGCTGGCTCGCGACTATGGGCTTCTCTACCTCTCCGGCATTACCCTGTCGCTCTATGGCGAGGTTGGTCGCCAGCGCCTGTTCGAGGCGATCGACCGTGCCCGCGCCGGCGGCGCCCAGCTGGCCTTCGACACCAATTTCCGGCCGCGCGGCTGGCCCGAGCCCGAGGTGGCGCGCCGGGCCTATCGCCAGACCCTGGACCGTTCGGACATCGTGCTGGCGTCCACCGAGGATCTCGACCTGCTGTACGGCGGCCGCGGCGAGGAGACCCTGATGCAGGGCGGCCGGCCTGCGGAACTGGCCCTCAAGCTGGCCCACCCCTCCTGCCGGGTGATGAAGGACGGCACCGACACCGTGGTCGATGCGGCGCCGGTGGAGAACGTCCTGGACACCACCGCGGCCGGCGACAGCTTCGCCGCCGCCTACCTGGCGGCCCGGCTGAAGGGCGCCGATCCGGAGGCGGCGGCGCGGGCCGGCCACAGGCTGGCCGGCGTGGTCGTCCAGCACCGCGGCGCCATCATCCCGCGGGCGGCGATGCCCGCGACCGTGTTCGAAGCCTGA
- a CDS encoding LuxR C-terminal-related transcriptional regulator, translating to MTTNCEVMLVDSDRLFCAALAALLETTAFRISAEFSTLADANNAVRQGRRPDLILLNLQSGNAEELGQLKLLRATAAQARIVVLASELTSQILSGALQSGADGCLNKTMSCEALQRSLHLVMLGEAVFPRSIADLLISNALEEVALPPSAAMPSLGNELSKREIEILRCLLGGQSNKAIARNLNITESTVKMHFKNVMRKIRAQNRTQAAVWAIQHGISPRLSA from the coding sequence ATGACGACCAACTGCGAAGTCATGCTTGTCGACAGCGACCGTCTTTTTTGCGCCGCGTTGGCAGCTCTGCTGGAAACGACCGCATTCCGCATTTCCGCGGAATTCTCGACGCTCGCCGATGCCAACAACGCCGTTCGCCAGGGACGGCGGCCGGACCTGATCCTGCTCAACCTGCAGAGCGGCAACGCCGAGGAACTGGGCCAGCTCAAGCTGCTGCGCGCGACCGCCGCCCAAGCCCGCATCGTCGTCCTCGCGTCGGAACTGACTTCCCAGATCCTGAGCGGTGCGCTGCAGAGCGGTGCCGACGGTTGCCTGAACAAGACGATGTCCTGCGAAGCCCTCCAGCGGTCCCTGCATCTCGTCATGCTGGGGGAGGCCGTCTTCCCGCGCAGCATCGCCGATCTGTTGATCAGCAATGCGCTGGAAGAAGTCGCCCTGCCCCCTTCGGCCGCAATGCCCTCGCTCGGCAATGAACTCTCGAAAAGGGAGATCGAGATCCTTCGCTGCCTGCTGGGCGGCCAGTCGAACAAGGCCATCGCGCGCAACTTGAATATCACCGAGTCGACGGTGAAGATGCATTTCAAGAACGTGATGCGAAAGATTCGTGCTCAAAACCGCACCCAGGCAGCCGTCTGGGCGATCCAGCACGGCATCTCACCCCGACTTTCCGCCTAG
- a CDS encoding alpha/beta fold hydrolase, which produces MTEDRRRTSPGGATFWADALHHFDAVRRWRGLAMDGMGLGPQESAYGIVMEQPGVRLRRYEPLPGSGPAVLIVPAPIKRGYIWDLLPHVSVVRRLSAEGFRVYMTEWTEPGEAERDFGLADYADRLIGKCVSAVARDSGSARVFLAGHSLGGTLATLFASMHADRVRGLIVVEAPLHFGEDGGALARMVAEAPPAATLREAFGNIPGSFLNLVSVRASPREFNWQRRVDMIASLADPRALKTHLAVERWTLDEFPIAGRFFEDLIERLYRDNQFSRGQLAIGGRPALPSGLAAPLLAVIGKGSEIIPPGSMLPVIDASPADRKLVLDYAGDVGVALQHVGPLIGRAAHEHLWPGITRWMREIVRSEEPGRSA; this is translated from the coding sequence ATGACCGAGGACAGGCGGCGGACATCCCCCGGCGGCGCGACCTTCTGGGCCGATGCGCTCCATCACTTCGATGCCGTCCGCCGCTGGCGCGGCCTGGCCATGGACGGCATGGGCCTCGGGCCGCAGGAAAGCGCGTACGGGATCGTGATGGAGCAGCCCGGGGTCCGCCTGCGGCGGTACGAACCGCTCCCCGGCTCCGGTCCGGCCGTCCTGATCGTTCCCGCGCCGATCAAGCGCGGCTACATCTGGGACCTGCTGCCCCATGTCAGCGTCGTCCGGCGGTTGTCGGCCGAAGGCTTCCGGGTCTACATGACGGAATGGACGGAGCCCGGCGAGGCCGAGCGCGACTTCGGTCTGGCCGACTATGCCGACCGCCTGATCGGGAAGTGCGTTTCCGCCGTCGCCAGGGACTCCGGGAGCGCGCGGGTGTTCCTGGCGGGGCATTCGCTGGGCGGCACCTTGGCGACCCTGTTCGCCAGCATGCATGCCGACCGCGTGCGCGGCCTGATCGTCGTGGAAGCGCCGCTCCATTTCGGGGAGGACGGGGGTGCGCTGGCGAGGATGGTCGCCGAGGCGCCGCCGGCCGCGACGCTGCGCGAGGCCTTCGGCAACATCCCGGGAAGCTTCCTCAATCTCGTCTCGGTGCGGGCATCCCCGCGTGAGTTCAACTGGCAGCGCCGGGTGGACATGATCGCGAGCCTCGCCGATCCCAGGGCCCTGAAGACCCATCTGGCGGTGGAACGGTGGACGCTGGACGAGTTCCCCATCGCCGGGCGGTTCTTCGAGGATCTGATCGAACGGCTCTATCGGGACAACCAGTTCTCCCGCGGCCAGCTGGCGATCGGCGGCCGGCCGGCGCTGCCGTCGGGACTGGCGGCGCCGCTGCTCGCCGTCATCGGCAAGGGCAGCGAGATCATTCCGCCCGGCTCCATGCTTCCGGTGATCGACGCCTCGCCCGCGGACCGGAAGCTGGTGCTCGACTATGCGGGCGACGTCGGCGTGGCGCTCCAGCATGTCGGCCCCCTGATCGGCCGGGCGGCGCACGAACACCTCTGGCCCGGGATCACGCGCTGGATGCGGGAGATCGTCCGTTCGGAGGAGCCCGGCCGGTCGGCCTGA
- a CDS encoding PAS domain S-box protein, producing the protein MKRIRLLWTLECSLAISLVANAVQAGVLLDLPAALTAFFAAMPAILFAVMRRRMGRMLIDEQVLGQTSEILESVGDAFYAVDRQFRFTYLNRKALEQIGSPRGQLIGRPFLDVFPQAEGSGLHDSCIQVMRDGKAREFVGVSPILKRWKSYLVLPRPDGGLLVHSRDISAQKAAEAAMHESEKRLRLAAHAARFGTYDWDVANGLLFWSPESHAIHGFDRSGPIACEHAFRLIHPEDRSRVAEAVERGLDPGGMGFWAIDYRIVRPDGQTRWINAQSHVVFEGERGDRKAIRVIGTLQDVTDRNATQQALLSERMRFKTVVEHVPVGLLLVEVPSGRTLVGNRQAERITGCRIPENPAAWLLERWKGHDENGREIAAADQPLAITMATGEPAELTALSPRDDGSMAWLRITSAPTRDPDGTVTGIVVTIVDIDAERRGADTLRDSEARLRRAVENAPFPVMVHAEDGTVVHLSRAWLSITGYAAEDIRTVAGWARLAYGDDADTIMARVRSLFQQDCPIDERENVVRTADGSRRTWSFRSAPIGRDIDGRRLVVTMAVDLTERKENEARLHLLMREVDHRAKNALAVVQSILHLTRAENPADFTAAIEGRLAAMARAHTLLAASRWSGADLAALIVDELAPFASAGRIAVQGPAVSIAAEAAQAVAMCLHELSTNAAKYGALSAPAGRLELSWRMEGQEGGGSLVLDWRETGGPPVTPPDRTGFGSMVLRQTVESQLGGDLVLDWNPAGLCCRIALPTDCFSAAPAAEPLSEAVEQGGSAKLAGPGARVLVVEDEALTALAMEQVLLDAGLAVLGPVGRVEDALDLLRETVPDVAVLDVNLFGRTVFPVAERLQALGVPFLFCSGYSRLDDLSENLRRAPLLAKPVLADHLIATLSGLIAKCDAGVT; encoded by the coding sequence ATGAAAAGGATCAGGCTCCTCTGGACTCTTGAGTGCAGTCTGGCGATTTCCCTGGTTGCCAACGCGGTCCAGGCGGGCGTGCTACTCGACCTGCCGGCAGCGCTGACCGCGTTCTTCGCGGCGATGCCCGCCATCCTGTTCGCCGTCATGCGTCGCCGGATGGGCCGCATGCTCATCGACGAGCAGGTGCTTGGGCAGACGTCCGAAATACTGGAAAGCGTCGGCGACGCCTTCTATGCGGTGGATCGCCAATTCAGGTTCACCTATCTGAACCGCAAGGCGCTGGAACAGATCGGCAGCCCTCGGGGCCAGCTGATCGGTCGGCCGTTCCTCGATGTGTTTCCCCAGGCCGAGGGGTCGGGGCTCCACGACAGCTGCATCCAGGTCATGCGCGACGGCAAGGCGCGGGAGTTCGTCGGAGTCTCCCCGATCCTCAAGCGCTGGAAATCCTACCTCGTGCTGCCCCGGCCGGACGGCGGCCTGCTGGTGCATTCCCGCGATATATCCGCCCAGAAGGCGGCGGAAGCCGCCATGCACGAAAGCGAGAAGCGCCTCCGGCTGGCGGCACATGCGGCGCGGTTCGGCACATACGACTGGGATGTCGCGAACGGCCTGCTGTTCTGGTCCCCGGAGAGCCACGCGATCCACGGCTTCGATCGTTCCGGACCGATCGCCTGCGAACATGCCTTCCGCCTGATCCACCCGGAGGACAGGAGCCGCGTCGCGGAGGCGGTCGAACGCGGGCTGGACCCTGGCGGGATGGGCTTCTGGGCGATCGACTACCGCATCGTGCGCCCGGACGGGCAGACCCGCTGGATCAATGCCCAATCGCATGTGGTCTTCGAGGGGGAGCGCGGTGACCGCAAGGCTATCAGGGTGATCGGCACGTTGCAGGACGTCACGGACCGCAACGCGACCCAGCAGGCGCTCCTGAGCGAGCGCATGCGGTTCAAGACCGTGGTCGAGCATGTACCGGTCGGGCTCCTGCTGGTGGAGGTCCCGTCCGGCCGGACCCTGGTCGGGAATCGCCAGGCGGAGCGGATCACCGGATGCAGGATCCCGGAGAACCCCGCCGCCTGGCTGCTGGAGCGCTGGAAGGGCCATGACGAGAACGGCCGGGAAATCGCCGCCGCCGACCAGCCGCTCGCCATCACCATGGCGACCGGCGAGCCGGCGGAGCTGACCGCCCTGAGCCCTCGGGACGACGGTTCGATGGCCTGGTTGCGGATCACCAGCGCACCGACCCGCGATCCCGACGGAACCGTCACCGGGATCGTGGTCACCATAGTGGACATCGATGCCGAGCGGCGCGGCGCGGATACCCTGCGGGACAGCGAGGCCAGGCTCCGGCGCGCGGTGGAGAACGCTCCCTTCCCGGTCATGGTCCATGCGGAGGATGGAACAGTCGTACATCTCAGCCGGGCCTGGCTGTCGATCACCGGCTATGCCGCCGAGGATATCCGGACCGTCGCCGGCTGGGCCCGCCTCGCCTACGGCGACGACGCCGATACGATAATGGCCCGGGTGCGGTCCCTGTTCCAGCAGGACTGCCCGATCGACGAGAGGGAGAACGTGGTGCGGACGGCCGACGGATCGCGCCGGACCTGGAGTTTCCGCTCGGCCCCGATCGGCCGGGACATCGACGGGCGCCGGCTGGTCGTCACCATGGCGGTGGACCTGACCGAGAGGAAGGAAAACGAAGCGCGCCTCCATCTGCTGATGCGCGAGGTCGACCATCGCGCCAAGAACGCCCTGGCCGTCGTCCAGTCGATCCTGCATCTCACGCGTGCCGAGAACCCTGCGGATTTCACGGCTGCCATCGAGGGCCGCCTTGCGGCCATGGCCCGTGCCCACACCCTGTTGGCCGCCAGCCGCTGGTCCGGTGCCGATCTGGCCGCCCTGATCGTCGATGAACTTGCCCCGTTCGCCAGCGCCGGCCGGATCGCCGTCCAGGGACCCGCCGTGTCGATCGCCGCGGAAGCCGCCCAGGCCGTTGCCATGTGCCTGCACGAATTATCCACCAACGCCGCCAAATACGGTGCCCTGTCGGCTCCCGCCGGCCGACTGGAACTGTCGTGGCGGATGGAGGGGCAGGAGGGGGGCGGAAGCCTTGTCCTGGACTGGAGGGAGACCGGCGGCCCTCCCGTGACGCCGCCCGACCGCACGGGTTTCGGCTCGATGGTCCTTCGGCAGACGGTGGAGAGCCAGCTCGGCGGCGACCTGGTCCTCGACTGGAACCCGGCGGGACTGTGCTGCCGGATCGCGCTGCCCACGGACTGCTTCTCGGCCGCGCCAGCCGCCGAGCCGTTGAGCGAAGCCGTCGAGCAGGGGGGATCGGCGAAGCTGGCCGGCCCGGGCGCGCGCGTCCTCGTCGTGGAGGACGAGGCGCTGACGGCGCTTGCCATGGAACAGGTCCTGCTCGATGCCGGCCTGGCCGTGCTCGGACCGGTAGGGCGGGTCGAAGACGCCCTGGACCTCCTGCGCGAGACCGTTCCCGACGTCGCCGTGCTGGACGTCAATCTTTTCGGCCGCACGGTTTTCCCGGTGGCCGAGCGGCTTCAGGCGCTCGGCGTCCCGTTCCTGTTCTGCTCCGGCTATTCGAGGCTGGACGACCTCAGCGAAAACCTGAGGCGGGCACCGCTGCTGGCGAAGCCGGTGCTCGCCGATCATCTGATCGCGACCTTGTCCGGCCTGATCGCGAAATGCGACGCCGGCGTCACCTGA
- a CDS encoding PHA/PHB synthase family protein: MATMKSDETRRKRPPAAKRAVEASESPGRPAPEQTSRGQAPQGSGRQDDAGQPAGMGIPTPEAALGLWMSWMSQNVGGMGNMMGAPAAGGDGAQPWWAMNADALSGTLLASGVEQFQRFVASDPMLASIDKVWNANPLREVIPVDWAEAVRALRIVWLRSLRDPAKTLTRSAELNMQIWTSAVEAWNAAGARWWGVASGAPAGGDKRFDAPEWHSNPVYRTLKEMYLLASDFLLRQGLEDNDMDPQERERITFHLRQFVDAMSPSLLLLSNPVALRRAMETGGASLADGARNLLHDLREGRLSMVDATAFEPGRNLAVTKGKVVYRNRLIELIQYSPTTEQVQEVPILFMPPWINKFYILDMQPKNSMVKYLVDQGFTVFMVSWKNPDASMEDITFEDYMNLGPLAAADVVRDITGSKTVNPVGYCIGGTLLAMTLSYLAEKGDKRFGTGTFMVSMQDFSRVGDTAFFMDEPQIDFIEQQMMERGYLDSREMANMFNLLRSNDLIWSNVVNNYLLGGKPPAFDLLYWNSDGTRMARAAHSWYLRNTYVENNLIKPGKIELGGVPIDLGRIKLDIYAVGAEKDHIVPWNSAWRITQLTGGKVRFVMATSGHIAGIINHPAGKKGSYSVLEGEKPAESPEKWLEAAERNDGSWWTDWNRWLVAHSGNKVTPPPVGNANHPALCDAPGTYVLEK; this comes from the coding sequence ATGGCGACCATGAAGAGCGATGAAACCAGGCGCAAACGGCCGCCGGCTGCGAAGCGGGCCGTCGAAGCTTCGGAGAGCCCGGGCCGCCCGGCCCCCGAACAAACCTCCCGAGGTCAGGCGCCCCAGGGCTCGGGCCGGCAGGACGATGCCGGACAGCCGGCCGGCATGGGCATTCCGACGCCGGAGGCGGCCCTCGGGCTCTGGATGTCGTGGATGTCCCAGAATGTCGGCGGCATGGGGAACATGATGGGTGCCCCGGCGGCCGGGGGCGACGGCGCCCAGCCCTGGTGGGCGATGAACGCCGACGCGCTGTCCGGGACGCTGCTGGCCAGCGGGGTGGAGCAGTTCCAGCGGTTCGTCGCATCGGACCCGATGCTGGCCTCGATCGACAAGGTGTGGAACGCCAACCCGCTCCGGGAGGTGATCCCGGTGGACTGGGCCGAGGCCGTCCGCGCCCTCCGCATCGTCTGGCTCCGGTCGCTCCGCGACCCGGCCAAGACCCTGACGCGGTCGGCCGAGCTGAACATGCAGATCTGGACTTCGGCGGTCGAGGCCTGGAACGCGGCCGGCGCGCGCTGGTGGGGCGTCGCGTCGGGCGCGCCGGCCGGCGGGGACAAGCGGTTCGACGCGCCCGAATGGCATTCGAACCCGGTCTACCGGACCCTGAAGGAGATGTACCTGCTCGCCTCCGACTTCCTGCTGCGCCAGGGTCTGGAGGACAACGACATGGATCCGCAGGAGCGCGAGCGCATCACGTTCCACCTGCGCCAGTTCGTCGACGCGATGAGCCCCAGCCTGCTGCTGCTGTCGAACCCGGTGGCGCTGCGCCGCGCGATGGAGACGGGCGGCGCCAGCCTTGCGGACGGCGCCCGCAACCTGCTCCATGACCTGCGCGAGGGCCGGCTCAGCATGGTCGACGCCACCGCCTTCGAGCCAGGTCGCAACCTTGCGGTCACCAAGGGCAAGGTCGTCTACCGGAACCGGCTGATCGAGCTGATCCAGTACAGCCCGACCACGGAGCAGGTCCAGGAAGTCCCCATCCTGTTCATGCCGCCATGGATCAACAAGTTCTACATCCTCGACATGCAGCCCAAGAACAGCATGGTGAAGTACCTGGTCGACCAGGGCTTCACGGTGTTCATGGTCAGCTGGAAGAACCCGGATGCCTCGATGGAGGACATCACCTTCGAGGACTACATGAACCTGGGCCCGCTCGCCGCGGCCGACGTGGTCCGGGATATCACCGGGAGCAAGACCGTCAATCCGGTGGGCTACTGCATCGGCGGCACCCTGCTGGCGATGACGCTGTCCTATCTGGCCGAGAAGGGCGACAAGCGGTTCGGAACCGGGACCTTCATGGTGTCGATGCAGGATTTCAGCCGGGTCGGCGACACGGCCTTCTTCATGGACGAGCCGCAGATCGACTTCATCGAGCAGCAGATGATGGAGCGGGGCTATCTCGACAGCCGCGAGATGGCGAACATGTTCAACCTGCTCCGCTCGAACGACCTGATCTGGAGCAACGTCGTCAACAACTACCTGCTCGGCGGCAAGCCGCCGGCGTTCGACCTGCTCTACTGGAACAGCGACGGAACCCGCATGGCGCGCGCCGCCCACAGCTGGTACCTGCGCAACACCTATGTCGAGAACAACCTGATCAAGCCGGGCAAGATCGAACTGGGCGGCGTGCCGATCGACCTGGGCCGGATCAAGCTGGACATCTATGCGGTCGGAGCGGAGAAGGACCACATCGTGCCCTGGAACTCGGCCTGGCGGATCACCCAGCTGACCGGGGGCAAGGTGCGTTTCGTCATGGCGACCAGCGGCCATATCGCCGGCATCATCAACCATCCGGCCGGCAAGAAGGGCAGCTATTCGGTGCTTGAAGGGGAGAAGCCGGCGGAAAGCCCGGAGAAGTGGCTGGAGGCCGCCGAGCGGAACGACGGCAGCTGGTGGACCGACTGGAACCGCTGGCTGGTCGCCCATTCCGGCAACAAGGTAACCCCCCCGCCGGTCGGCAACGCCAACCACCCGGCCCTGTGCGACGCTCCCGGTACCTACGTGCTGGAGAAATGA
- a CDS encoding MBL fold metallo-hydrolase → MQEARSVPIEAMDGFPEPGTVRRVAPGILWVRMPLPFALNHINIWLLEAEDGWTIVDTGIGSNRTKDCWERIFRESLAGKPVVRIVATHFHPDHVGLAGWLVDRWQAEFCASLTEWLFGRMLSLESPEAMVRTSLAFYRRAGLDEAALAVMAERGNSYAKGVTPLPARLRRLKAGDRLPIGGTDWHVITGGGHTPEHVCLHCPDRGIFIAGDQVLPRISPNISVWASEPDADPLDDFLRTLDRLRSLPDDLLVLPSHDTPFTGLHARLDALAAHHRERLEEVVNACAEPSTVAQVTRVMFNRPLDPHQLVFAVGEALAHLNHLAARGRLIRRTDRDGLLRFSRP, encoded by the coding sequence ATGCAAGAAGCCCGAAGCGTCCCGATCGAGGCCATGGACGGCTTTCCCGAACCAGGGACCGTGCGACGGGTGGCTCCCGGCATCCTTTGGGTTCGGATGCCCCTTCCGTTCGCGCTCAACCATATCAACATCTGGCTTCTGGAAGCCGAGGACGGCTGGACGATCGTCGACACCGGCATCGGCAGCAATCGAACCAAGGACTGCTGGGAGCGGATCTTCAGGGAGTCGCTCGCTGGAAAGCCGGTGGTCCGCATCGTCGCGACCCACTTCCATCCGGACCATGTCGGCCTGGCGGGATGGCTGGTCGACCGATGGCAGGCCGAGTTTTGCGCCAGCCTGACGGAGTGGCTGTTCGGCCGGATGCTCAGCCTGGAAAGCCCTGAAGCCATGGTCCGCACCAGCCTTGCCTTCTACCGCCGCGCAGGACTGGACGAAGCGGCTCTCGCCGTCATGGCGGAGCGCGGCAATTCCTATGCGAAGGGCGTCACGCCCCTGCCCGCCCGGCTGCGCCGCCTGAAAGCGGGCGACCGCCTGCCGATCGGCGGGACCGACTGGCATGTGATCACGGGCGGCGGCCATACGCCGGAACATGTCTGCCTGCACTGCCCCGACCGCGGCATCTTCATCGCGGGCGACCAGGTGTTGCCACGGATCAGTCCCAACATCAGCGTCTGGGCATCCGAGCCGGACGCCGATCCGCTGGACGACTTCCTGCGTACCCTGGACCGGCTGCGAAGCCTGCCGGACGACCTCCTGGTCCTGCCGTCCCACGATACGCCCTTCACCGGCCTGCACGCGCGGCTGGACGCCCTGGCCGCCCATCATCGCGAGCGGCTGGAGGAGGTGGTGAATGCCTGCGCGGAGCCGAGCACCGTCGCCCAGGTGACCCGCGTGATGTTCAACCGCCCGCTCGATCCGCACCAGCTGGTGTTCGCCGTCGGCGAGGCGCTGGCACATCTCAACCATCTCGCCGCCCGGGGGCGGCTGATCCGGCGGACGGACAGGGACGGCCTGCTCCGCTTTTCGCGTCCCTGA